Within Meles meles chromosome 19, mMelMel3.1 paternal haplotype, whole genome shotgun sequence, the genomic segment TTGCAGCTTCTCACCGCCCAGGTTCTCTTTCTCATCACACGCACCCTCCAGGATTTCCCAGTCTCTCACACAGCATCGCACTCGGGGACTCTTATCACCACAGTGTCCCTCACACTCTCAGCCTCTCCCGCACTTCTGGAGTCACCCTCACTCTCAGACTCTCCTACCCTcagggtttctctctctctttctctctctctctctctctctcacacacacacacacacacacacacactctctctctctctctctttccctccctccctccctctccccccaacccccttctgATCTAGGGCGCCTATTCGTCTCTCATCACACCCAGAGCCTCCTTCTCACCAAAGTGTCTCCCACACTGTCATTTGCTCACTCAGGCTGTTTCTTGCACACTCACACAGTCACTCTCAGactcgggggagggggaggtctctctctcatacacacacacccccacacacacacccgtaGTTTTTCTCACACGCTCAGTCttagactcagggttccccacacTCCTGGAGCCACCCTCACGCTCGCGGTCCCTCTCACACGCACAGCGTCACCCTCCCACACGCTCTCGCCGCGGCGTCTCTCACGTGCCGCCGGCCCGCCCCGCGCCGGGCTTGGCGGGCCCGCACCCCGCACCAAGcacgcggcggcggcggccgcgcgGAGGGTTCGGCCTCCAGGACGCgaccccggccccggccccggccccggtcCGGGTTCGGCCCCGGCCCCGCTTCCCCCGCTCGCCTGCCCGCGGCCCGTTACCTCGCAGTAGCCAGACGCAGACAGGATGCTCGCTCGCTCGaccgccgcggccgccgcggccgcccaggccccgcccccgccacgtCACGCGCCGCCGGATCGCGACAGCGCGCCCCGCGTCGGGACAGGACGCCTAGCTCCGCGTGGGGTTGGTTGGCGGCGGCGCTTCTGGGCCTCTGGGGCCGCCGTGGCCCGAGGGATCGGCCGGCCTGGCTCGGGAGTGCGGTTCCAGCGTCTCCGTGCTCTTGGCTGCCGGTGACCAGGGCCCGGCCGCCCTCGCTCTAAATGGCCCGCACAGCCCGTTCCTTTGTGGCTCTTAGCCAAACAGCTTACACAAGGAGCtctaaacagcctccatgccccgTTCACCACCAGCCCCTCCGCTACGCACCTTAGGAAGACACAGACCCGGGACCTGTCCTCCCACATTCACTGCTCAGACCCGGCTCAAGTCCACTGAGGCCTCCACAGACACAGGGACACGGTCGTGATTCCGTAGCGAACAccgcccctctccccgccccgccccgccttcctGGGGCTCAGGTTTGAGGACATTTTTAGGTCCTCAACTTGTGTGACCCTACTGACACCCTCTGGGGGAAGGTGCACCTTCCTGTCTTCCTCTACCCCTGGccgctcctcctcctctccttctaggGCCTCTTTTCGTCTGGTAACTCTGGGACTCTTCTAGGGTCTTCTGACCTCATGGGCAGCTGAGCCCTCCCCCTTAGCTTCCTGTCCACAACCTCAAGCCATGACGCTCTCCTGGGACATGGAGTCATTTCCCCCAGACACGTGTTTACAATTGCACACCCTCTAATTCCAGACCGACCATACCCAAACCCCTGTTCCCCATCACCCAGTGACACCGCGAGAAATGGGCAGCACCGTggacccttcctcctcctgccccgcCCTCCCAAGGACCTGCAACGTGTTCTCATGGTTTTCTTCACTCCAGCTCTAGTAGCCTCCCAATCCCCACCGTTTCTTCTAACCCATCCCCAGAGGGGAATGACTTTGAATCTCCTCTGCCTAAAAACCCTTCCATTCTCCTACCTAAAGACCTGAGACAATGATCTTAGAAGAACCCTCACTGGTATGGcccccttgtgctctctgctTAGAATACCCTCCCTAAGTGTGAATAAGAGTATGTGTACGTTTGGAGTCTTTAGAATCTGACCCTTTGACCCCTGGATCTTTGTCTGTCTCCCTGGCCAGGCGGAGGAAGgactctctgctcacttgtgtcACTCGATGGCAGCTGGTCCACTTATCTCTGCAACAAACGCATACATGACCTGCCAGCATCCAGCTGTCTGGCTTTGCTGTCTCACACCCGGTTACAACCCTCCATGAAAGCCCACTATGCAGCAAGCACTGATCGGATGTTCCCCAATAGCAACCATGTTCCTCAAGACCACGCGCAGGGTACATTTATTCAGCTCCATTCTTCAGATGAGcacactgaggctcagggaggtaaGAAGACTCCCCAGGCTACTTGCCTGGAGCTGGTAGAGGTCATATTTGAACCCCAGTTGGCTGGTGTTAAAGCCTGCTGTGGCTCCATGCCCTCTCTCTGCAGCTGTGAAACCAACGATGGCAGTGGGGCTGAAACAGGTCAGGGGTGAGTAGGTGGCTGTAAGGCCACCACAAGGAGTGGCATGGGAGGGTTGGTGTCAGCACAGAGCTGGGACTCGGGCTGGGCAGGACCTGGAGGTAAGGGTTTGCACCCTTTTGTGTTGTTATCCTTTTACCAAGGCCAGCAATTGCAGCTAGACCCATGTATCGCTGGGCATCCTCACCCTCTCTGGGCCACCCCTCTTCCAGGTTTGGCCAGTAACTAGCGCAGTGAGGGTTCAGAGCGCCCTCTAGTGGTCCAGGGTGTATTAAAGCATAAAGCCCAGGCCATGTGGAGGCGGCAGGAACTGGGGCTCTCACCACCCCGCATTGCCCTAAAACCCCTCTCTGAGCTCCGCACCACAGACAGTCCTGGACCCCATCTCTATACATGTttccctgtatcaggctctctgtttctctgtctttatcCATCTCCACTGACTCCCAGTCTTGGTCTCTGCCCATCTTCGTCTCTGTCCTAGTCTCAGCCTAGTTTCTCCTCCCTCAGTCTctgtagggagagagacagatggTGGGCAGACAATCTGAAGAAACAAAGTAGATGGGGTGTGTCTTAAAAAGAACTCTAAGATCAAAAGATGCTGAGACCTGAAAGTTGAGAGAGGACAAAAAGGCTGGGAAAGAGAGTCCAGCCAGGGTGACCTGCAGGATTGCCCCCCCGCTCTACGGCAGCACGTGGGGCCTGCCAGtcaagcaggagcagagggaaggcaggagcCACGGGAATGCAGGAGCCACATTCCAATGGGAATGTTTCAGGTCCTGGTTCTTAAGCCCagcagaggaagcagactccaggaGATGGAGCAGGAGGATAAAGCCCGAATAGGTGCACAGAACCCATGCTTTCCTTGGTGCTGAGAGAACCCATCAAGGCTTCAGGAAAGGTCTAGCTCCTGATTACCTGCCTCTTTATCCCCTTCACCACTCCACTacctccctcctctcatgctcaGAACAGAGCTTCAGCCAGGGTACTTTACAGCATCCAGAGTATTTTTATTGCCAGAATCAAGGTACAGCCTGCTTAGAGCTCCATGAGGAGCCCACCACCCaggaataaaaggagagagagatgctgGGTATATTCCCAACAGAGAAAATCCAGATCCACAGAAACCCGGTGGGAGAGCAGCACGGTCCAGCCTGACTGTGGCTCTGGGGTCACATCCTAGAAGCCAGATTCCAGTCTTGGCCTATAGCCACTGCCCACTTAGAGATGACTGTCCCCAAGGCAGATTCGGACTCTCCATCCATCCCTGCTACTATAGGAAGATCCGTGAAGCACCTCTGGAACAGACAGAAAACCCCCAGGGGAGCCCCGAGCCACCTGGCTCTCTAAGGGACCCACTCAAGTTTCTGGGCTAGTTCCCTGCAGACTAAACACCACTGAGCTGTCTGGTGGGAGTAGGTGCTAGGCAAGATGGGCAAGAGCCCTACCTCTTCTCAGCCCTGTGCCAGCCCACCTGGGTGCTAGAAAAACCCTAGGGCAGGGTGGTAATGTGGTGGTGGAGTTAACAAGAGGGCAGCTCAGGGTAGCTCTGAATGGCCTCAGCTGCTTCCTTGAGTTTTCTTCACAAGTACCTAAAAGgccatgggactgagccctgctctCATCCCTGAACCACAGTCCCAGGGCAAAGGGAACCAGCATCAATACTGTGGGTAACAGCCCAACCAAGGGGATCAAGGCTCCAGGGACAGAGCCCCCAAGAAATGGAGGGCCCCCTGCTGCCCAGTCCTGAGCTAGGCTGCTCTTGGAGGTAAGGGAGGTAGGAGTGAAtgtcccaggacctgggaacCACAGAGAATACAACCCGCCCCTGCCTGCAGGAGGAACCAGGCTGCTCCAAAAAGCCACAGTCAGGCTGTTGAGCAACGAGGCCACAGGGAAGCCAGCAGCTCCGGCCACTCACAGCCAGTAGCAAGCCTACCTGTGGCCAGTTTGTGGGAAGATCACCGTAGGGACCAGAAGCCCATCCCTGGGACCTTTAGGGACAGGGACCACAGCTCAGTAATATCCCTCAGAGCAAGACTGAGGGACCAGGGCCTGGTGGGTGAGTGTGAAAAGGCCACAGGGGTATGAGGAACAAATGGCCCCTGAGTTCGGGATTGGGGCCAGGTGCCAGCCGATCCGCCTGCGGAGCCAGTCCTGAGGTCAGAGCAATCCCATCAGCAGCAGCATTCTTCCCAGCAAGGATCCCTCAAGTGAGGCCAGactatttcttccttcttccctcccagaGAGGAAGGATAAGAAACAGCACTTCCCAGTGGCAGACATGTCACAACCCAAGACTGAGAACCTTAGGCAGTCAGTCATAGACCACTCCACTCATGGGCCGCGAGAGCCCCAGAGGACAAGAGAAGCAGCTATGGCCACACCATCCCACAGCCCTGCCTGGCACGGGGATCAGGGCCCAAGGAGCACACGTTTCAGGTAGGCCAAGGTGGTGGCATTGGCCAGCATCTCTATGTGCTCGCTGCCCGGCAGCGCCTGCAATGACACTTGCTGCTCCTGGTGTCCGCGCCAGGCCTGGCACTGCAGGGCGCTCTGCAAGTTCACGGTGCCATCGCCGTCACCAAAGCAGATTTTGGGATCCCGGTCTGGGAAGCTCTCGTAATAGAAGGAGTCTGGCGTGGGGACACCGGTGCCGTAGAGGCAGTGCAGCGGCACGCCGGGAGGCACCGTGGCTTCAACCAACCCCTCCGTGTCCTGCCGCATGAGCCACCCATCTTTGAAGCTGATGTCCTGGAAGAAGCGGCGATAGTCCCGCAGCGTGTAGTTGGTTGTGGGGGTGTGTACGAAGATCTTCCCAGATGACCAGGTGTAGTTGTAGGGCAGCAGCCAGCTGGTGGAGACGGCAGACCGCTGCTGCTCCCGGATCTTCAGGGGCCCGATGACTGGGATCCGATTGTTGTCTCCTGCAGGGAAAGGGCTCGCTCAGTCTGTGCTCAGGCGCGCACACTGGCTGGGGAGCACGGTGCAGCCAGGGCCTCTACGGGGGAGCCCCCTGGGAGGGGCCCGGTCAGCAATCCCGCGCCTCCACACTGTCATCCGCATTATAACTCCCATGTTCCCCTTATTTCTGCTCTACCTGGGAAGCACGTGAGCGtgatttgtttctttccttctgcacTTCGTCACCAGGGATTTAGGCAGTGCATACCCACGAGGTGATTCATTGTGTAAACGGCACCCTCCACTGGGCACTTGTCACCATTTGTGGGCACTGACCTTGCAGAAGGTCAATCAGCACATTGGCAGCCCAGAGacacattcctttcttttcttacacGGAGTTATGAAAATGTTTCCCTTTTCCCAGGCTCAGTCTCAGGCCTGCCGCCAGCCACCCCGGTCGTATGCCACTCATCTGCCTGTCACTGGCCCAGGCACCCAGGCCAGCAGGAGTCGAGGCAGGAGGGGAGGCTGCAGGCAGAACGGGAAGCTTTCTCACACAGGAATGCCAACAACACAGCCGGTGAGGCCTCTGGGGAGTGAGCTGGAACTTGTTAACAGGGGTCATGTGATCTATTCAGGGCCCACAGCCACCCATCCCTGCACCTCTCTGACTGACCAGAGGCCTTCAGCCCTTGTGGGGTCTGGCTGTTAGGACCCCTGAGGAAAAGGGAGCCCCTAGCTAGTCCATGACTACCACGCCCCTGTCAGGACCTGACAGCACAGTTTCCCAGAACCTGAGGCACAGCTCTAAAGGGATTcacagggaggctgggaaaggcTGGAACCCGAGCCCCACCACAGCTCCTGTCTCAGACGCAGGCATGCCTCCATCTGTCCTTTCAGGTCCAGGCTGGACAGAGTAGCTGGCTATAATGAGTCCTCACTATATCTGGATTCATCGTCCAGCCAATCCGGCGTCACTACCGGGGAGAGGCACTGGGTCTCACGTGATGGCAACTATCAGTTGACCAACAAGTAGGTCAGGCAGTGCTGATGATATGAGGAAGAAAGCTCCTCACATGCTGAGCACAGCTGCGGCTTGTGGCTCCTAAAGTAAGGGAACATGGGTTCACCCCCAGTTctagcagagggagggaggaaagccaCACGGCTACAGCTAGCACGCTGACAGCCATAAAAAGGCAGGTGAACTGGGGAGGATTGGGGGAGGAGGTGGCAGCTTTCCCCACTGCCAGGCAAGGAAGCCCAAAGAAATCtgcacctgcttcctccctgcgtTACCCACAAgggctccccactgccccagATGGAGGTCTAACTCATAAACAGGAAACTGCAGCccaactttccttctgtggggcaaaggtggaaaggaagaaagggagaaggctcCCCCAAAGAATTTGGGGTCAGACCGAGTTGGGCCAGCCAGGCCAGAGGACAGTGTATGTGTGAAGACACAGGCACAAGCAAGTGCCTGTGTGACCAACACTTGTGCCACTGCCTGgacacactggaaaaaaaaaatgtacacggATAACCACGGCCATCACCTAGTGGGACGAAATTGTTAGGTTCCCTTTTGGAAAGTGTTAGGTTCTCTTTCGGAAAAAAAAGATGGCTGGAAAAGCATATGACTCTGGAGAATGAAGGATCCTCACCCAAGAGAAGAGACACAAGGTGGCCCGGGAGGACACTGctgaaggaaagagaggacaCCATCCCTGACATCAGCCCCCATCCCCCCAATACTTGCTAGGTCAGGCAGGGTCTTACCTGAGGCCAGGACACGCCAAGTCTTGGCCACGCCCCCCCAGGGCGCACCCAGTGCCACAAACGCACGGATATACTTGTTCTTCCAGGCCTGTGGCTGTCGCTGCAGAAAGTAGAGTGTGTACATGTTGCCCATGCTGTGGGCAACCAGCACCACAGGGCCCCCATACAGCTGGTGCATCTCCTCGATCATCTCCCGGAGGGCCAGGAAGTAGGGCCCATTTTCATCTGTAGGCCAGAGCCAGGCAGTAGTCAGGAAGGAAGGATCCTGGGGCCTGAACCACTAAATGTTCTTCAGGCCAGATCCAAGACTAGGTGGGTGATGAGAATGCTAAAATCCAAGGGGGAATGGTCTTCTTTCCCAAGATGGGAGGAAACCTAGGagctccttttctcctcctcagcctcattctctctccccagGGCTCAGAGGCCCagaaattttggggggagggatggggaaggaCAGGGCAGACTGACTAGGGGTGACATCTGTGATTGCTAGGCTAGACACAAGAGGGCCCCGGGGGTAGGGGAGAACCCAGGGCCTATGGTGACTGTGACCTCCTCATCCCCACCCCGCAAGATGTCAGGGAGGAAGCAAGAGTAACCACTTACTTGGGGCTCGGCGCCAGTCATAGGGGGCCCCCCGGACATCCTCACCCCGTGTGTAGCCCCAGTCCACAAGGCTCTCTACCATGGTATGGAAATAAGAACCTGTAGACAGTAATGTATGGGAATTAGAGAGAGGACAGGCAGTGCTAACCCCCACGCCATGCCCAACAAGGAGACTGGGACATCTACTGTAGAAAGATCCCCAAGGGAAAACTGTGAGACTCAGTGGCTAGATTGTGATAGTGATTAGAGACAGTTTACAGACTACCCTTTCAAACGAAGAGCACTTCTCCCACTCCAGGAATATAGCAGAACTTCCAGCCCCATTTCCTGGCGGCCATGAGCAAGGGCTACATACCCACACTGCTTTTGCTGGGGTCCAGGAACTCTAGTGAGAAAGTCTCCCCAAAGCCAGGGACGCGCACATCCACACCATCTGGGAACTGGGTGGCCCGGGACGTGCTGTTGTAGACCAGCCTGTCAGGGGAGGACATTGAGCTAGTGATCCAGAGGTGCCACTGAACCTGGTGTATCCTAATACTGCCCTGGATCCTGAGCCATGTCCCTTACTATCCTTGCGTTTGGCAGGAAGTATAGGGGAGACTAAAAAGTAACAAAGCAAGTTTATGAAGCAAAGATCAGAGGAATCACATCCACCTGAGGACCCTAACCAAGACCCATTCCGAAGATTAACCCAAGGACACTCGTCAAAGTGATAGTTCCTTCTCGGTGTCATCCACCTCAGAATGCAGCTCTTGGACTTGGCTAGGAAAGGTAAGTGTGAGGCCTGGCTCTGCCATCCACATCACACTTGACCCAAAAGGCAGGCAGCCTAACATTGCAGGCACCCACAGCCCCATCTCTGTGGATTCAGCTCCTCCCAACCACCACAAAACATCACAGGGCAAAGGAGAGGGTAAGTGTAGCACACAACAGAACCAAACAGAGAaagccccacctcagggcctACACACCTGTGGCTGCTACGTGGATGGACGAACAAGGCCAGGAAGAATGACAGGACAGGGCAGTGggagacagaaggaaagcttTGTGCTAGACCAGGAACTCTGTTCTGGCCTCCCTGCTATCAAGCAGAAAAATGTGCCCAAGAAAACACAggctaggggtgtctgggtgactcagtctttaagcaactgcctttggctcgggtcatgattccagggtcctgggatcaagtcccgcatcgggcatCCTGCTCtgcaagaggcctgcttctccctctcccactccccctgcttgtgttccctctctcactgtgtctccctctgtcaaataaataaataaaatctttttttaaaaaaagagagagaaaagaaaatacaggctaGACCTGCAATCCTTGATGGCCCTGAGTTCGAATCCCCTGAGATCAGCCACAGAAAGCTGACAAGGTACCAACTTTGACCCAAATAATGGGTCCTGGGAGCCCATTTTCTCTAGGGCAACTTGTCAATGAACCCAGAGGCCACTCAGCAAAGTGGAGAAAACTTTCTACAAAGCCAAAGCAGCTCTAAACAGGTCAGAAGTCCATGAACGTTGACAAGCCCCTCTCAGTATCAGCCCGAAACGCCCATTGGCAGTACCTGAGACCACGTCTCTGGTATAAAAATAGATTTGCAGATCAACAGCCTAGAAATAACCCGATCAtgtacagaagaggaaaaagtcaacaaagcCCATGTCATAAACAAACAACCGGGAAAGGCAAAACACCTGGAGAATGAGCCAGTATGTCCCCAGGAAAAAAATTTAGTTTGTGAAACTCCATTCAgctcaaacatttactgagcaccaatTGTGTTCCGGGTTCTGTGTTTACAAAGATAAACAAGATACAAGCTCTGCCTTCAGGGAGCTGGGTCTTAGCTCAGGGTCATGCAATCTGGGTTTACATCTTGCTTCTGCCACTTATTAGTTGAGTGACCCGAGGCAACTTTGTAACGCTTTTTAagtttcctcttctgatttccagatttcctcatctgaaaaaagTACCTGTCTCAGAGGGTTGCTGTAAgactaaatgaaagaaagtatGTAATATGGACAGTGCCTG encodes:
- the PLA2G15 gene encoding phospholipase A2 group XV, coding for MGLRVCLYHATLLPGGFLFFLLLADPALPVGRPPPVVLVPGDLGNQLEAKLDKPTVVHYLCSKRTDSYFTLWLNLELLLPVIIDCWIDNIRLVYNSTSRATQFPDGVDVRVPGFGETFSLEFLDPSKSSVGSYFHTMVESLVDWGYTRGEDVRGAPYDWRRAPNENGPYFLALREMIEEMHQLYGGPVVLVAHSMGNMYTLYFLQRQPQAWKNKYIRAFVALGAPWGGVAKTWRVLASGDNNRIPVIGPLKIREQQRSAVSTSWLLPYNYTWSSGKIFVHTPTTNYTLRDYRRFFQDISFKDGWLMRQDTEGLVEATVPPGVPLHCLYGTGVPTPDSFYYESFPDRDPKICFGDGDGTVNLQSALQCQAWRGHQEQQVSLQALPGSEHIEMLANATTLAYLKRVLLGP